GGGTTCGGCGGCAAATACGGTTCCGGCGGTGATGAGGGCGCTGAAATCGCTGTAATCGACGCGGTCCACATCGGCGTCCGTGACCTGAAAATCCACGGCGTTGTTGCGGTAGATGCAGAGCTGAAAGTCCTCGATCGTGCTTTCATAGACTGCCAAAGACACGCGGTATTCGCCGCCGATGATTTTGACATAGCCGGTCTCGGCACCATAAGACCGCAGTCGGTTTATGCAAAATCTCCCAACTGTATCATCGCTGACCGAGGTAACCAGCGCGGCCTGCATTCCCAATTTGCACAGCCCTACGCAGATATTGGCCGATGAGCCGCCGATATCGGCGCGGAAGCTCTGGGCGTTTTCGGCCTTGGTGCCTGGCGGATCGGCAAATAGGTCCATGCCCGCGCGACCAAAGACGGCGAAGCGGCCGCGTTTGATGGCGGCGATCAGCGGCTGCATCAGACGCCCCGCCGTTGATGTTTGCGCTCGGCCTCCCAGTTCTGGTGTGCGGTGCGGACGCGCTGGCTGCTGGTGACATGCGGTGTGCCGACTTCCCACCAAGCGTGACCCTCTGTGGTCCAGCCGTTGTAGGGATCGACATCCATCACGATCACATAGGTCTTTTCAGATGCCTTGGCGCGTTTGAACGCCTTGGCCAGTTCGGCGGGGTTGGCGACCTTTTCTGCCTGTGCGCCCATCGCGGTCGCATGGCCCACGAAATCCACTCCGAAGGGTTCGGGGATCGTCGGGCAATCCTGCAGCAGATTGTTGAAGCTTTCGTTGCCGGTGTTGTTCTGCAGCTTGTTGATGACGGCAAAGCCGCCATTGTCCAACAAGAGGACGATCAGCTTTTTGCGGCTGAGAACGCTGGAATACAGATCCGAGTTCAGCATCATGTATGATCCGTCACCGCAGAAGGTGATCGTGTCCTGATCGGGCTCTTGCTGCGTCTGGGCGATGCGCGCACCCCACGCGCCCGCGATCTCGTAGCCCATGCAGGAAAAGCCAAATTCGACGTCCACCGTGCCGGTCGCGCGCGTGCGCCAATTCGCAGTTACTTCTGCCGGAAGTCCGCCCGCCGCTGCCACGATCCGGTCACGCGGGTCACAGAGTTCGTTCACGACGCCGATGGCCTGTGCGTAGGAGTTGGGGCGATTGCCGGGGCGGACGTTCTGCGCGACATAGGCATCCCATTTCTGGCGCTCGGCCTTGGCAAACTGTACCCAAGGGGCAGGGGCGGTGTAATCCAGCGCAGCATCCAGCGCGGTCAGCGCAAGCTTTGCGTCCCCGACCACTGGCAGGGAGCGATGCTTTCCCGCATCATGCCGGGCCGCGTTGATCGAGACAAGCTGCGCGTCCTTGGCAAATGCCGTCCATGAGCCGGTTGTGAAATCCTGCAATCGCGTGCCGACGCACAGGATCACATCCGCCTGTCGGGCGACTGCGTTGGCGCTGTCCGAGCCGGTAACGCCGATGGGGCCGATGTTCAGATCATGTGTGGCCAGCATGTTCGCACGTCCGGCGATGGTTTCGATCACGGGGATCTGGTGGCGCTCGGCAAAGGCGGTCAAATCAGCGACAGCGCGGGAATACTGCACCCCGCCCCCTGCGATGATCATGGGCCGTTTGGCGGCCTTCAGCGCTGCTGCCGCGTCATTGATTTCGGCGGTGTCGGGCGATTGGCGCCTGATCCGGTGGGTTTGTTCGGCAAAGAACGCGACCGGGTACTCATAGACCCAGCCTTGTACATCCTGCGGCAGCCCAAGAAAAGCCGGCCCGCAATCTGCCGGGTCCAGCATGGTTGCGATGGCGGCTGGCAGCGACTGGATGATCTGCGCGGGGTGGGTGATCCGGTCCCAGTAGCGGGTGCAGGGCTTGAAAGCGTCATTCACGCCAAAGGTCGGGTCGTTGTAGTTTTCGAGTTGCTGCAAAACTGGGTCGGGCAGGCGGGTCAGGAAGGTGTCACCGCACAGCATCAGCATCGGCAACCGGTTGGCATGGGCCAAGGCAGCCGCTGTCAGCAGATTGGCGGTGCCGGGACCTGCCGAGGCGGTGCAGAACATGAACCGCTGTCGCAGCCATTGCTTGGCATAGCCTGCCGCCGCAAAGCCCATGCTTGTTTCATTCTGACCGCGATAAAGGGGCAGCTCGTCTTGTACGCCATACAGTGCCTCGCCCAGGCAGGTTACGTTGCCGTGGCCAAAAATGCCGAAGCCTCCGCCACAGAGACGCGTCCTCGCACCGTCGATTTCGATATATTGATGCGCGAGCCATCGGATGATGGCCTGGGCGGTGGTCAGGCGTATGGTATCGTCGGACGCGGTCATGTCTGTACGCACCTCTTGTAAATTTCGTCGCCGCCGCAGAATGGCGCTTGCGGGCGGTCGATTCTCAAGATACGTTTTTTGCAACCGGTTGCAATTCAAAATTCATAGGATGGTCGTTTTGACACAGATCGGAATCGGCATTCTGGGTGGCGGCTATATGGGCAAAGCCCATGCCGTGGCCATGTCAGCCGTTGGCGCCGTCTTTGACACAGCTCTGCGCCCACGTCTGGAAATGGTGTGCGCGTCAACACCAGAGAGCGCCGAACGTTACCGTGCTGCTTATGGCTTCGGGCGCGCAACCGCTGATTGGCGGGCGCTGGTTGCCGATCCGCGCGTCGAGGCGATCGTCATTGCCACGCCGCAGGACACGCACCGGGCCATTGCCGAGGCCGCCTTTGCGCTTGGCAAGCCGGTGTTCTGCGAAAAGCCGCTTGGTGCTTCGCTGGAGGACAGTGCGGCGATGCTGGCCGCTGCCAAGTCTGCAGGCGCCGTGAACATGGTTGGCTTCAACTATATCCGCACCCCTGCAAGTCAGTTTGCGCGCCGCCTGATCGCAGAGGGTGAGATTGGTCGGATCACCTGGTTTCGCGGTGAGCATACCGAGGATTTTCTGGCCGATCCACAGGCGCCTGCCACCTGGCGCACGAAGGGGATGGCCAATGGCACGATGAGCGATCTGTCGCCTCATATGATCAATGGCGCGCTGGCGCTGAT
The sequence above is a segment of the Paracoccus fistulariae genome. Coding sequences within it:
- the iolD gene encoding 3D-(3,5/4)-trihydroxycyclohexane-1,2-dione acylhydrolase (decyclizing), whose protein sequence is MTASDDTIRLTTAQAIIRWLAHQYIEIDGARTRLCGGGFGIFGHGNVTCLGEALYGVQDELPLYRGQNETSMGFAAAGYAKQWLRQRFMFCTASAGPGTANLLTAAALAHANRLPMLMLCGDTFLTRLPDPVLQQLENYNDPTFGVNDAFKPCTRYWDRITHPAQIIQSLPAAIATMLDPADCGPAFLGLPQDVQGWVYEYPVAFFAEQTHRIRRQSPDTAEINDAAAALKAAKRPMIIAGGGVQYSRAVADLTAFAERHQIPVIETIAGRANMLATHDLNIGPIGVTGSDSANAVARQADVILCVGTRLQDFTTGSWTAFAKDAQLVSINAARHDAGKHRSLPVVGDAKLALTALDAALDYTAPAPWVQFAKAERQKWDAYVAQNVRPGNRPNSYAQAIGVVNELCDPRDRIVAAAGGLPAEVTANWRTRATGTVDVEFGFSCMGYEIAGAWGARIAQTQQEPDQDTITFCGDGSYMMLNSDLYSSVLSRKKLIVLLLDNGGFAVINKLQNNTGNESFNNLLQDCPTIPEPFGVDFVGHATAMGAQAEKVANPAELAKAFKRAKASEKTYVIVMDVDPYNGWTTEGHAWWEVGTPHVTSSQRVRTAHQNWEAERKHQRRGV
- a CDS encoding Gfo/Idh/MocA family protein; translated protein: MTQIGIGILGGGYMGKAHAVAMSAVGAVFDTALRPRLEMVCASTPESAERYRAAYGFGRATADWRALVADPRVEAIVIATPQDTHRAIAEAAFALGKPVFCEKPLGASLEDSAAMLAAAKSAGAVNMVGFNYIRTPASQFARRLIAEGEIGRITWFRGEHTEDFLADPQAPATWRTKGMANGTMSDLSPHMINGALALMGPIAEVMGRYETVHRNRPGGQVDNDDHAQMMCRFANGAMGQMYFSRIATGRKMGYVYEISGTKGAIRFDQEDQNALWLYRMSGPEATRGFTKILTGPAHPDYAPFCQGPGHGTGYQDQIIIEARDFLRAIAAGQSTWPSFRDGHEVNRVIAAMMASAARGTWQDVKDF